The Streptococcus sp. VT 162 genome has a window encoding:
- a CDS encoding excinuclease ABC subunit A: protein MQDKIVIHGARAHNLKNIDVEIPRDKLVVVTGLSGSGKSSLAFDTLYAEGQRRYVESLSAYARQFLGNMEKPDVDAIDGLSPAISIDQKTTSKNPRSTVGTTTEINDYLRLLYARVGTPYCINGHGAIKASSVEQIVDKVLELPERQRLQILAPVIRKKKGQHKSVIEKIQKDGYVRVRVDGEVYDVTEVPELSKSKQHNIDVVVDRIVIKEGIRSRLFDSIEAALRIAEGYVIIDTMDDSELLFSEHYACPVCGFTVPELEPRLFSFNAPFGSCSECDGLGIKLEVDVDLVVPDTSKTLREGALAPWNPISSNYYPNMLEQAMTAFGVDMDKPFEDLSEEDKNLILYGSDGKEFHFHYENEFGGVRDIDIPFEGVVNNIKRRYHETNSDYTRTQMRLYMNELTCGTCHGYRLNDQALSVRVGGEQGPHIGEISDLSIADHLELVSQLTLSENEAIIARPILKEIKDRLTFLNNVGLNYLTLSRSAGTLSGGESQRIRLATQIGSNLSGVLYILDEPSIGLHQRDNDRLIASLKKMRDLGNTLIVVEHDEDTMREADYLIDVGPGAGVFGGEIVAAGTPKQVARNSKSITGQYLSGKRAIPVPEERRSGNGRFIEVTGARENNLQNITARFPLGKFIAVTGVSGSGKSTLINSILKKAIAQKLNRNSDKPGKFKTITGIEHVDRLIDIDQSPIGRTPRSNPATYTGVFDDIRDLFAQTNEAKIRGYKKGRFSFNVKGGRCEACSGDGIIKIEMHFLPDVYVACEVCHGTRYNSETLEVHYKEKNISQVLDMTVNDAVEFFQHIPKIQRKLQTIKDVGLGYVTLGQPATTLSGGEAQRMKLASELHKRSTGKSFYILDEPTTGLHTEDIARLLKVLARFVDDGNTVLVIEHNLDVIKTADHIIDLGPEGGVGGGTIIATGTPEEVAANEASYTGHYLKGKLK, encoded by the coding sequence ATGCAAGATAAAATTGTGATTCATGGGGCGCGTGCCCATAACTTAAAAAATATTGATGTGGAGATTCCACGAGACAAGCTAGTCGTTGTGACTGGTTTGTCAGGGTCTGGGAAATCCAGCCTGGCCTTTGATACCCTTTATGCGGAGGGGCAACGTCGCTATGTAGAGAGTCTATCAGCCTATGCTCGACAATTCTTGGGCAATATGGAAAAACCAGATGTGGATGCCATTGATGGTCTCAGCCCAGCTATTTCCATCGACCAGAAAACCACCAGCAAAAACCCTCGTTCGACCGTGGGAACCACGACTGAAATCAACGATTATCTGCGTCTCCTCTACGCACGTGTGGGGACGCCTTACTGTATCAACGGGCACGGGGCTATCAAGGCTTCTTCTGTAGAGCAAATCGTGGATAAGGTCTTGGAATTGCCAGAACGTCAGCGCCTGCAAATATTAGCTCCTGTCATTCGTAAGAAAAAAGGGCAACATAAGAGCGTCATTGAAAAGATTCAGAAAGATGGCTATGTTCGTGTTCGTGTGGATGGGGAAGTTTATGATGTGACCGAAGTGCCAGAGTTATCCAAGAGCAAGCAACACAATATCGATGTTGTGGTCGACCGTATTGTCATCAAGGAGGGCATCCGTAGCCGTCTCTTTGACTCCATTGAGGCTGCCCTTCGTATCGCAGAAGGTTATGTGATTATCGACACTATGGACGATTCGGAGTTGCTCTTTTCTGAGCACTATGCCTGTCCAGTTTGTGGTTTTACTGTCCCAGAATTAGAGCCTCGACTCTTCTCCTTCAATGCTCCTTTTGGATCTTGTAGTGAGTGTGACGGTTTGGGCATCAAGCTAGAGGTGGATGTTGACTTGGTGGTTCCTGATACCAGCAAAACTTTGCGTGAGGGAGCCTTGGCACCTTGGAATCCTATCTCATCCAACTACTATCCAAACATGCTAGAGCAGGCCATGACAGCCTTTGGAGTAGATATGGATAAGCCTTTTGAAGACTTGTCAGAAGAAGATAAAAACTTGATTCTTTACGGCTCAGATGGCAAGGAATTCCATTTCCACTATGAAAATGAATTTGGTGGAGTGCGCGATATTGACATTCCTTTTGAGGGGGTTGTCAATAATATCAAGCGTCGTTACCATGAGACTAACAGTGATTACACGCGCACCCAGATGCGCCTCTACATGAATGAGCTGACCTGCGGAACTTGCCACGGCTACCGTCTCAACGATCAGGCCTTGTCTGTCCGTGTGGGTGGGGAGCAAGGGCCACATATCGGTGAAATTTCGGACCTGTCTATCGCAGACCATTTGGAATTAGTGAGCCAGCTGACCCTGTCTGAAAATGAAGCCATCATTGCCCGTCCTATCCTCAAGGAAATAAAGGATCGCTTGACCTTCCTCAATAACGTGGGACTCAACTATTTGACTCTGTCACGTTCGGCAGGAACCCTTTCAGGTGGGGAGAGTCAGCGTATTCGCTTGGCAACCCAGATTGGGTCCAACCTATCAGGTGTCCTTTATATCCTGGATGAGCCGTCGATTGGTCTTCACCAGAGGGATAATGACCGCTTGATTGCCAGTCTGAAAAAGATGCGTGACTTGGGCAATACTCTCATCGTGGTGGAACACGACGAAGATACCATGCGCGAGGCGGATTATCTGATTGACGTTGGTCCAGGTGCCGGTGTTTTTGGTGGCGAGATTGTTGCTGCAGGAACGCCCAAGCAGGTGGCCCGTAACAGTAAGTCTATTACAGGCCAGTACTTATCAGGAAAACGAGCGATTCCAGTACCAGAAGAGCGCCGTTCCGGAAATGGTCGTTTTATCGAGGTGACAGGAGCGCGTGAGAACAACTTGCAAAATATCACCGCTCGCTTCCCGCTAGGAAAATTCATCGCAGTGACAGGTGTATCAGGTTCAGGGAAATCGACCTTAATCAACAGCATTCTCAAAAAAGCCATTGCCCAGAAGCTCAATCGCAATTCAGACAAACCTGGTAAGTTTAAGACGATTACAGGGATTGAGCATGTAGACCGCTTGATTGATATTGACCAGAGCCCAATTGGACGAACGCCGAGGTCCAACCCGGCTACCTATACGGGGGTCTTTGACGATATACGTGACCTCTTTGCCCAGACAAATGAAGCTAAGATACGAGGCTATAAGAAGGGCCGTTTCAGTTTTAACGTCAAGGGAGGTCGTTGTGAAGCCTGCTCGGGTGACGGAATCATCAAGATCGAGATGCACTTCTTGCCAGATGTATATGTAGCCTGTGAAGTCTGCCACGGGACCCGCTATAACAGTGAAACCCTTGAAGTTCACTACAAGGAAAAGAATATCTCGCAGGTCTTGGACATGACCGTCAACGATGCGGTGGAATTCTTCCAACACATTCCCAAGATTCAACGCAAACTTCAGACCATCAAGGATGTGGGGCTGGGCTATGTAACGCTAGGGCAACCGGCTACCACCCTTTCTGGAGGAGAAGCTCAGCGTATGAAGTTGGCTAGTGAACTCCATAAACGCTCGACAGGAAAATCCTTCTACATTCTGGATGAGCCAACGACAGGGCTTCATACTGAGGATATCGCTCGCTTGCTTAAAGTCTTGGCTCGCTTTGTCGACGATGGAAATACAGTCCTCGTCATCGAGCACAATCTAGATGTTATCAAGACAGCAGACCATATCATCGATTTGGGTCCTGAGGGCGGTGTCGGTGGTGGAACCATCATCGCAACAGGAACCCCAGAAGAAGTAGCGGCCAACGAAGCCAGCTACACAGGACACTATTTGAAAGGAAAGTTAAAATAA
- a CDS encoding magnesium transporter, translated as MKQVFLSTTTEFKEIDTLEPGTWINLVNPTQNESLEIANAFDIDIADLRAPLDAEEMSRITIEDEYTLIIVDVPITEERNNRTYYVTIPLGIIITEETIITTCLESLPVLDVFINRRLRNFYTFMRSRFIFQILYRNAELYLTALRSIDRKSEQIESQLHKSTRNEELIELMELEKTIVYFKASLKTNERVIKKLTSATSNIKKYLEDEDLLEDTLIETQQAIEMADIYGNVLHSMTETFASIISNNQNNIMKTLALVTIVMSVPTMIFSAYGMNFKDNEIPLNGEPHAFWLIVFIAFAMSVSLTLYLIHKKWF; from the coding sequence ATGAAACAAGTTTTTCTCTCAACAACAACTGAATTTAAAGAGATCGACACGCTTGAACCGGGTACTTGGATCAACCTCGTCAATCCTACACAAAATGAATCGTTGGAAATCGCTAACGCCTTCGACATTGACATTGCCGACCTTCGAGCACCGCTCGATGCGGAAGAAATGTCCCGTATTACCATCGAAGACGAGTATACTTTGATCATCGTGGACGTTCCCATCACAGAGGAAAGAAACAATCGCACCTACTACGTAACGATTCCGCTAGGGATTATCATCACCGAGGAAACCATTATCACTACCTGCTTGGAATCACTACCTGTTCTTGATGTCTTTATCAACCGTAGACTGCGCAACTTCTACACCTTCATGCGTTCACGCTTTATCTTCCAGATTCTCTACCGCAACGCCGAACTTTACCTTACGGCCCTTCGTTCGATCGACCGTAAGAGTGAACAAATCGAAAGTCAACTTCACAAGTCTACTCGAAACGAAGAACTGATCGAGCTCATGGAATTGGAAAAGACCATCGTCTATTTCAAAGCCTCCCTCAAGACAAATGAGCGCGTGATTAAGAAATTGACTAGCGCAACTAGCAATATCAAGAAATACCTAGAAGACGAAGACCTACTCGAAGACACCCTGATTGAAACCCAACAGGCCATCGAGATGGCAGATATCTATGGAAATGTCCTTCACTCTATGACAGAGACCTTTGCCTCTATCATTTCCAATAACCAGAACAACATCATGAAGACCCTGGCTCTCGTGACCATCGTTATGTCTGTCCCAACCATGATCTTCTCAGCCTATGGGATGAACTTCAAGGATAATGAAATCCCTCTAAACGGTGAGCCACACGCCTTCTGGTTAATCGTCTTTATCGCCTTTGCTATGAGTGTTTCGCTCACTCTCTATCTCATCCATAAAAAATGGTTCTAA
- a CDS encoding carboxypeptidase — protein sequence MTSTIGIISLSSGTMGEDFVKHEVDLGIQRLKDLGLNPIFLPHSLKGLDFIKEHPEARAEDLIQAFSDDSIDMILCAIGGNDTYRLLPYLFENDQLQKVIKPKIFLGFSDTTMNHLMLHKLGIKTFYGQSFLADICELDKEMLSYSLHYFKELIETGRISEIRPSDLWYEERTDFSPNALGTPRVSHANTGFDLLQGNAQFEGEILGGCLESLYDIFDNSLHADSTDLCQKYKLFPDLSDWEGKILLLETSQEKPEPDDFKKMLQALKETGIFEVISGLLVGKPMDETFYDDYKEALMDIIDSNIPIVYNLNVGHATPRAIVPFGVHAYVDAQEQVIRFDDNKK from the coding sequence ATGACTTCTACTATTGGTATTATAAGTTTATCTAGTGGGACTATGGGTGAAGACTTTGTCAAGCACGAAGTGGACTTGGGTATTCAACGTCTCAAGGACCTCGGACTCAACCCTATCTTTTTGCCTCATTCGCTAAAGGGCTTGGACTTTATCAAAGAACATCCTGAAGCTCGTGCAGAGGATTTGATTCAGGCCTTTTCTGATGATAGTATCGACATGATCCTATGCGCCATTGGTGGAAACGATACCTATCGCTTGCTACCTTATCTTTTTGAAAATGACCAACTACAAAAGGTTATCAAACCAAAGATTTTTCTCGGTTTCTCGGATACGACCATGAACCACCTTATGCTACACAAACTAGGAATCAAGACTTTTTACGGCCAATCATTTCTAGCGGACATTTGTGAGTTAGACAAGGAGATGTTATCTTATAGCCTTCACTACTTTAAAGAATTGATCGAGACTGGGAGAATCTCAGAAATCCGCCCTAGCGACCTTTGGTATGAGGAACGGACTGATTTTAGTCCCAATGCCTTGGGAACACCTCGTGTCAGCCATGCAAATACAGGTTTTGACTTGTTACAAGGCAATGCCCAGTTTGAGGGAGAAATCCTCGGTGGTTGTCTTGAGTCTCTCTATGATATTTTTGACAACTCTCTACACGCAGATAGCACAGACCTCTGCCAAAAATACAAACTTTTCCCTGACTTATCCGACTGGGAAGGAAAGATTCTATTGCTAGAAACAAGTCAAGAAAAGCCTGAACCTGATGATTTCAAAAAAATGTTGCAGGCTTTGAAAGAAACTGGGATATTTGAGGTCATCAGTGGACTCTTGGTCGGGAAACCTATGGATGAAACCTTCTATGACGACTATAAGGAGGCACTAATGGACATCATTGATAGCAATATCCCGATTGTCTATAATCTAAACGTTGGGCACGCCACACCAAGAGCCATTGTGCCCTTTGGCGTTCACGCCTATGTAGATGCACAGGAGCAAGTCATTCGCTTTGACGATAACAAAAAATAA
- a CDS encoding membrane protein codes for MTKQKINQIVGSIGAFIGIIVFIAYIPQIFANLQGNKAQPFQPLSAAVSCLIWVIYGWTKEPKKDWILIIPNSAGVVLGGLTFLTAL; via the coding sequence ATGACTAAACAAAAAATAAATCAAATTGTCGGTTCAATCGGGGCCTTTATCGGGATTATTGTATTTATCGCCTACATCCCACAAATTTTTGCCAATTTACAAGGCAACAAAGCTCAACCATTCCAGCCTTTATCCGCAGCAGTATCTTGTTTAATTTGGGTTATTTACGGGTGGACAAAAGAACCTAAGAAGGATTGGATACTAATTATTCCAAACTCAGCTGGCGTTGTCTTAGGTGGACTGACATTTCTTACTGCACTATAA
- a CDS encoding 3-methyladenine DNA glycosylase (constitutive, catalyzes the hydrolysis of alkylated DNA, releasing 3-methyladenine) — MPKRCGWVKMNNPLYVAYHDEEWGQPLHDDQALFELLCMETYQSGLSWETVLNKRQAFRESFHGYQIQAVAEMTDGELEALLENPAIIRNRAKLFATRANAQAFLQIQKTFGSFDAYLWSFVEGKTIVNDVPDYHLAPAKTALSEKLAKDLKKQGFKFTGPVAVLAFLQAAGLVDDHENDCEWKSGS, encoded by the coding sequence ATGCCAAAACGCTGTGGTTGGGTAAAAATGAATAACCCTTTATATGTAGCCTATCATGATGAGGAGTGGGGTCAACCCCTTCATGATGACCAAGCATTGTTTGAGTTATTGTGTATGGAAACCTACCAGTCGGGTCTATCTTGGGAAACGGTGCTAAACAAGCGCCAAGCTTTCAGAGAATCATTTCATGGCTATCAAATTCAGGCGGTCGCGGAAATGACAGATGGAGAGTTGGAAGCCTTGTTAGAGAATCCAGCCATCATCCGAAATCGTGCCAAGCTCTTTGCGACGCGTGCCAACGCCCAAGCATTTTTACAAATCCAGAAAACCTTTGGCTCTTTTGACGCTTATCTCTGGTCCTTTGTTGAGGGAAAAACGATCGTGAATGATGTTCCTGACTATCACCTAGCACCTGCTAAAACAGCCTTGTCTGAAAAATTAGCTAAAGATCTAAAAAAACAAGGTTTCAAGTTCACAGGTCCAGTCGCCGTTTTAGCTTTTCTACAAGCAGCAGGTCTGGTTGACGACCATGAGAATGATTGTGAGTGGAAAAGCGGAAGTTAG
- a CDS encoding ATP-dependent DNA helicase RuvA, which translates to MYEYLKGIITKITAKYIVLEANGIGYILHVANPYAYSGQVNQETQIYVHQVVREDAHLLYGFRSEDEKKLFLSLISVSGIGPVSALAIIAADDNAGLVQAIETKNITYLTKFPKIGKKTAQQMVLDLEGKVVVASDDLPAKVAVQTSAENQELEEAMEAMLALGYKATELKKIKKFFEGTTDTAENYIKSALKMLVK; encoded by the coding sequence ATGTACGAATATTTAAAAGGAATCATTACCAAAATCACTGCTAAATACATTGTCCTAGAGGCGAATGGTATCGGTTATATCTTGCATGTAGCCAATCCCTATGCTTACTCAGGTCAGGTTAATCAAGAGACCCAAATTTATGTGCACCAAGTTGTCCGTGAGGACGCTCATCTGCTTTATGGTTTTCGCTCAGAAGATGAGAAGAAGCTCTTTCTTAGTCTGATCTCGGTTTCTGGGATTGGTCCGGTATCAGCTCTTGCTATTATCGCTGCCGATGACAATGCTGGCTTGGTTCAGGCGATCGAGACTAAGAACATCACCTACTTGACCAAGTTCCCTAAAATTGGTAAGAAAACAGCCCAACAGATGGTGCTGGACTTGGAAGGCAAGGTAGTCGTGGCTAGTGATGACCTTCCTGCCAAGGTGGCAGTGCAAACCAGCGCTGAAAACCAAGAACTGGAAGAAGCCATGGAAGCCATGTTGGCACTGGGCTACAAGGCAACCGAGCTTAAGAAAATCAAGAAATTCTTTGAAGGAACGACAGATACAGCTGAGAACTATATCAAGTCTGCCCTTAAGATGTTGGTAAAATAG
- a CDS encoding XRE family transcriptional regulator has product MKLAEKLFELRKEKGWSQEKLAEQINVSRQSISKWESGQVLPEIEKIIELSKIFQVTTDYLLLDENSEKGSTEMILEENKDKYYKEVKSFGLWQVIYIFVLSLAIYLFLAGSSFPAEFTAWIWLTFVLLIASAIAINKALKIKQKYLDKVIGLDDFKKEGAKDETKN; this is encoded by the coding sequence ATGAAACTCGCAGAAAAACTATTTGAGCTTCGCAAGGAAAAAGGTTGGTCCCAAGAAAAGCTAGCAGAACAAATTAATGTTTCTCGGCAAAGCATCTCAAAATGGGAGTCTGGACAAGTCCTTCCAGAAATCGAAAAAATCATTGAATTAAGTAAGATTTTTCAAGTGACAACTGACTATCTACTTCTGGATGAAAACTCTGAAAAAGGTTCCACAGAAATGATTTTGGAGGAAAACAAGGACAAATACTATAAAGAGGTTAAATCTTTTGGCCTCTGGCAAGTGATTTATATTTTCGTATTGTCTCTGGCTATCTATCTCTTTTTAGCCGGTTCTAGTTTCCCAGCCGAATTCACCGCCTGGATTTGGCTGACCTTCGTTCTATTGATTGCTTCAGCGATTGCTATCAACAAGGCGCTAAAGATTAAGCAAAAGTATCTGGACAAGGTTATAGGCCTTGATGATTTTAAGAAAGAAGGTGCTAAAGATGAAACTAAAAACTGA
- a CDS encoding RDD family protein — protein sequence MKLKTDNPIPIKTRLKELIGDWLFISGYLISLFLLAMGFYNLVLGGVPVFTEAQSQLLAFSSSVLPLTIIFAWLDYRKGSFGKRWAGLQLIYKHRSLSHSLLRSAIKFFPWQLGHMGAIRSAYQADALSIFLSTSAGILFLIFLLMGLLRKDKRHPADLLAGTQVQLKNSKQL from the coding sequence ATGAAACTAAAAACTGACAATCCCATACCTATCAAAACTCGTCTGAAAGAGCTGATTGGAGACTGGCTCTTTATCTCGGGCTACCTCATTTCTTTATTTTTACTAGCTATGGGCTTTTACAATCTAGTTCTAGGAGGCGTTCCCGTATTCACTGAAGCCCAGAGCCAACTTCTGGCTTTTTCTAGCTCGGTTCTGCCCCTAACTATCATCTTTGCTTGGCTCGACTATAGAAAAGGAAGTTTTGGCAAGCGTTGGGCAGGTTTACAGCTGATTTACAAGCATAGGAGCCTTTCCCACAGCCTTTTGCGCTCTGCTATCAAGTTTTTCCCTTGGCAGTTGGGACATATGGGAGCTATTCGTAGTGCTTATCAAGCAGATGCTCTGTCAATTTTCTTGTCAACCTCAGCAGGGATTCTCTTCTTGATTTTTCTGCTGATGGGACTCCTTCGCAAGGACAAACGTCATCCAGCTGATTTGCTTGCTGGAACACAAGTTCAGCTCAAAAATTCAAAACAGCTCTAG
- a CDS encoding DNA mismatch repair protein MutL produces the protein MSQIIELPEVLANQIAAGEVIERPASVVKELVENAIDAGSSQIIIEIEQAGLKKIQITDNGHGIPHDEVELALRRHATSKIKNQADLFRIRTLGFRGEALPSIASVSVLTLLTAVDGASHGTKLVARGGQVEEIIPATSPVGTKVCVEDLFFNTPARLKYMKSQQAELSHIIDIVNRLGLGHPEISFSLISDGKEMTRTAGTGQLRQAIAGIYGLASAKKMIEIENSDLDFEISGFVSLPELTRANRNYISLFINGRYIKNFLLNRAILDGYGSKLMVGRFPLTVIHIHIDPYLADVNVHPTKQEVRISKERELMALVSEAIAKSLKEQALIPDALENLAKSTVRNRQKVEQTILPLKENTLYYEKTELSRPSQAEVADHQVELTEEGQDLTLFAKETLDQLTKQTKLHFAERKPANYDQLDHPELDLASLDKAYDKLEREESSSFPELEFFGQMHGTYLFAQGRDGLYIIDQHAAQERVKYEEYRESIGNVDQSQQQLLVPYIFEFPADDALRLKERMPLLEEVGVFLAEYGENQFILREHPIWMAEEEIESGIYEMCDMLLLTKEVSIKKYRAELAIMMSCKRSIKANHRIDDHSARQLLYQLSQCDNPYNCPHGRPVLVHFTKSDMEKMFRRIQENHTSLRELGKY, from the coding sequence ATGTCTCAAATTATTGAATTGCCAGAGGTGCTGGCAAACCAGATCGCAGCAGGAGAGGTTATTGAACGTCCTGCCAGTGTGGTCAAAGAGTTGGTAGAAAACGCCATTGACGCGGGCTCTAGTCAGATTATCATTGAGATTGAGCAAGCTGGTCTTAAGAAAATTCAAATCACAGATAATGGTCATGGTATCCCTCACGATGAGGTGGAATTGGCCCTGCGTCGCCATGCAACCAGTAAGATAAAAAATCAAGCAGACCTCTTTCGGATTCGGACGCTCGGATTTCGAGGTGAAGCCCTGCCCTCTATCGCTTCCGTCAGTGTCTTGACTCTGTTGACTGCGGTGGATGGCGCGAGTCATGGGACCAAGCTCGTCGCGCGTGGAGGTCAAGTAGAGGAAATCATCCCAGCGACTAGTCCTGTGGGAACCAAGGTTTGTGTAGAGGACCTCTTTTTCAACACACCTGCCCGCCTCAAGTATATGAAGAGCCAGCAAGCGGAGCTGTCTCATATCATTGATATTGTCAACCGTCTGGGCTTGGGCCATCCTGAGATTTCCTTCAGTTTGATTAGTGATGGCAAGGAAATGACGCGGACAGCAGGGACTGGTCAACTACGCCAAGCCATCGCAGGGATTTACGGTTTGGCGAGTGCCAAGAAGATGATTGAAATTGAGAACTCTGACTTAGATTTCGAAATTTCAGGTTTTGTTTCCTTGCCTGAATTGACACGAGCAAATCGTAACTATATCAGCCTCTTCATCAATGGGCGATATATCAAGAACTTTCTGCTCAATCGTGCAATTTTAGATGGTTATGGCAGCAAGCTCATGGTGGGACGCTTTCCGTTGACTGTTATTCATATCCATATTGACCCTTATCTAGCGGATGTCAATGTGCATCCGACCAAGCAAGAAGTGCGAATTTCCAAGGAAAGAGAGTTGATGGCGCTGGTTTCAGAAGCTATTGCAAAAAGTCTCAAGGAACAAGCCTTGATTCCAGATGCTTTAGAAAATCTGGCCAAATCTACTGTGCGTAATCGTCAAAAGGTAGAGCAGACTATTCTTCCACTCAAAGAAAATACGCTTTACTATGAAAAAACAGAACTCTCAAGACCTAGTCAAGCTGAGGTTGCTGATCATCAGGTTGAATTAACTGAGGAAGGGCAAGATTTGACCCTGTTTGCCAAGGAAACCTTGGATCAGCTGACCAAGCAGACAAAGCTCCATTTCGCAGAGAGAAAGCCAGCTAACTATGACCAACTAGACCATCCAGAACTAGATTTAGCCAGTCTCGATAAAGCCTATGACAAGCTGGAGCGAGAAGAATCATCCAGCTTCCCAGAGTTGGAATTTTTTGGTCAGATGCACGGGACCTATCTCTTTGCCCAAGGGAGAGATGGACTCTATATCATAGATCAGCATGCAGCTCAGGAGCGGGTTAAGTACGAGGAATACCGTGAAAGCATTGGTAATGTTGATCAGAGCCAGCAACAACTCCTAGTGCCCTATATCTTTGAATTTCCAGCGGATGATGCCCTTCGTCTCAAGGAAAGAATGCCTCTTTTAGAGGAAGTTGGAGTCTTTCTAGCAGAGTACGGAGAAAATCAATTTATCCTGCGTGAACATCCTATTTGGATGGCAGAAGAAGAGATTGAGTCTGGTATCTATGAAATGTGTGATATGCTTCTCCTGACCAAGGAAGTTTCTATCAAGAAATACCGAGCAGAGCTGGCAATCATGATGTCCTGCAAGCGGTCTATCAAGGCCAACCATCGCATCGATGACCACTCAGCCAGACAACTCCTCTATCAGCTCTCTCAATGTGACAATCCTTACAACTGTCCCCATGGACGTCCTGTTTTGGTGCATTTCACCAAGTCGGATATGGAAAAAATGTTCCGACGAATTCAGGAGAATCATACCAGCCTTCGAGAGTTGGGGAAATACTAA
- a CDS encoding DNA-binding protein: MKVELQIKETYEEEKLIVQTPQPTEKVQKVIEFAENLDQKETIKGKIEDQIYLVEIGKIQRFYIENRKVLAETASQIYTIDLRLYQVLDILPTTFIQISQSEIVNIDAISHLKLTPNGLVEIFLKNESFTYSSRRYLKTIKEKLEL, encoded by the coding sequence ATGAAAGTAGAATTACAGATTAAGGAGACTTATGAGGAGGAAAAACTGATTGTCCAAACTCCTCAGCCGACCGAAAAAGTCCAGAAAGTCATCGAGTTCGCAGAAAATCTTGACCAAAAAGAAACAATCAAAGGAAAGATTGAAGATCAAATCTATCTAGTTGAAATTGGCAAGATTCAGCGCTTCTATATCGAAAATCGCAAGGTTCTAGCAGAAACTGCATCTCAGATCTATACCATTGATTTGCGTCTCTATCAAGTGCTTGACATTCTGCCGACCACTTTTATCCAAATTTCCCAATCAGAAATCGTTAATATTGACGCTATCTCTCATCTCAAACTAACCCCCAACGGCCTGGTCGAAATCTTTCTAAAAAATGAAAGCTTCACCTACTCTTCACGCCGCTACCTAAAAACCATCAAGGAGAAATTAGAACTATGA
- a CDS encoding membrane protein, with amino-acid sequence MKKQVFHDAAAGVLIGLILSILFSLIYAPNTYAPLSPDSLIGQVMVQHQVHGALVLLYCMIIWSAIGVLFNFGSRLFSRDWSLLRATLSHFFLMLAGFVPLATLAGWFPFHWTFYLQLIPEFAIVYLIIWAILYKREAKKVDHINQLLAHKK; translated from the coding sequence ATGAAAAAACAAGTCTTTCACGATGCTGCTGCTGGTGTTCTCATCGGCCTCATCCTCTCTATCCTCTTTTCACTCATTTATGCACCAAATACCTATGCCCCACTGAGCCCCGATTCTCTCATCGGACAAGTGATGGTGCAACATCAGGTTCACGGTGCTCTGGTCTTGCTCTACTGTATGATCATCTGGTCAGCTATCGGCGTTCTCTTTAACTTTGGCAGTCGCTTATTCAGCCGTGACTGGAGCTTGCTCCGTGCCACACTTTCCCATTTCTTCCTCATGCTGGCTGGCTTTGTTCCACTAGCAACTCTGGCCGGTTGGTTCCCCTTCCACTGGACCTTCTATCTCCAACTCATTCCAGAGTTTGCGATTGTCTACCTTATCATCTGGGCTATCCTCTATAAAAGAGAAGCTAAAAAAGTGGACCATATCAATCAACTCTTGGCCCATAAAAAGTAA